In the Primulina eburnea isolate SZY01 chromosome 15, ASM2296580v1, whole genome shotgun sequence genome, TTGTTTAATAGCAAAGTTGCATTCCAGTATGAGTCTCATAAATATACTTAAACACTCCCAACCCCACGACAAAGAGTGGAGGACAACACCTGTGACTCCGTAAATAGAAGTATTAAAGATTCTTGTAGATTGTTTAATCCTCTGGCGTTTTTCAGTGATAAAATTCTAAGGATACAATAGCCAAGATTTATGGAGGCACCCCAATCTGCTGTCAGCCCGCCTCACCAATATCCGCAAGCGATCCAACTTAAGCTTTACCAGGCTTTCATATTCTCAATTCCTATCTTGTTTTCCATCATTCTGTTTCTTCTATTCTACTTGTTCTACCTCAAGAGAAGAGCTTCTGGCTTCTCATCTACTTCTCAGGTTCTTCCTAGGACGATCAATGATGTTAACGTAACAATGGTACGCAATTCATGTTATTTTTCATCCTCAAAGTGTACATCTTTTTGGTGGATTACATGTTGTCACTAAATTAAATAAGAGGGTCTTTTTGTTGAATTCTTATTGAGTTCTTACCTGGTTTCATTGTCTCCCATCCAGTCTTACGATTCGGATTTGAAAAGCGAGCTCAAGAACAACCTCTGCACAGTCTTGTTTGATGATTATCACAAAGCAAGGGATCCACTGTGAGTTCTACtatatgttcttgatatatgTACTTTACTTTATATTAGCCGTTCCAAGACGAAGCATACACTTGTTTTAAAGTTTCTGCGACGGGAATGGACGATTCGGGGGTGATTGTTAAAGGGTTGTTTACCCTTTTCTTTTATCCTTTTTGAGAGTTGAAAGTGAATTTTAAACAAGGACTTGTGCTTGAGTGCCAATTTAAGAAGCAGTTACAGTTTCTTTTTTGTACTTTTACCTTGCGAAAAATCCTCCGAATCTCGTTCCGTAGACACCTAAAACACTCATCCATGTTGTATTATTTTCTGAAATCATGTATGTCAAAGATGCCATTACATGACTGATAAGAATTGGCCTATAGCAAAAGCAGAACCCTAGTGACGTATAACATTTGTGATTTGCTTGACTAATCAAGAATATTTAACAGCGTCCGCTCTTTTACAAGATGCTTATCGACTATATATAAAGTAGAAAAAAGGTGAAAGGAACACAAAAACGTCATTAAGAATTTACACAAAAGTCAcactttttatttctttttcatCCATATTACATCTTTAATAATCTCAATTAATTATTCTTATCACGTGAATCATGGAAATAAATGTAACACAGGTGCTGCGTATGTTTGGGAGAATTTGAGCTGAAGGAGGAGCTGCTCCAAGTGCCATCATGCAAGCATATATTCCATATAGACTGCATCCGCCATTGGCTCCAGTCGAGTTCAACTTGCCCGCTTTGTCGAACTCCTGTTGTATCAGATACTACTAGAAACACCGCTCTTCAATCTCACCACCACCACCAGCTACACGATTTTTCGGTCAATCTGATGCCGGAAAACCGTGTTCCCGACCACCAACAAATAGCGGGGCTGTCACCACGGCAAATCCGGTTGCAGGACTCCATAAGGAGTGAGGGATCATCTAGTGCTAGTGGTAGCGCTTGCTGATTGAAGTTATCATATgaatttaatgaaatacaatAACTTTTACAAAAGGTGAGACGAGTGCTATTTTTTTGACACAAataaatatgttatatatatatatatatagacaattttaaatttcatttttttctttttccatGTATTTGTTGGTTATATAATAGCATAAGTCGTGTTTTGTAATTCTTTCAATAATACGTTTGTACGGTTAGTAGACTCTGAGCTTGTATATGTAGCTCACTATCTGTAACAGGACTAATTTCTTCTTCATTCTGATATTCTTCAATGAGAAAGGACTACAGTTCCTTCATTTTCAGGTTactttaacatggtatcagagcctcagATCTAGGGCATCAGATCTGAATTTGTATCTGAGATCTCTTTTCTTCCAGAATCGCAGATTAATTCAGCTCTCATTTACTACATTTCAGGAATTTCCTGATTAATTTCGATATCTCCACGGAACTTGCGATtgctcgaattttttttttgcaagtTCTTCTCGGTTGATCATAATCCATGGCAAATTTCAACAACTTCAGTGATCCTCTTTCGATTCAATCGTCTGATACTCCAGGAATGAATATCATCAATGAGCAGTTGACTGGTGTTGAGAATTACAGAGTCTGGAGTCGAGCTATGTTAATTGCGTTGCATGCGAAGAACAAATTGGCACTCATTGATGGAACTTGCCAACGTCCAGCTGCCGGAAATCTTACGCTTAATCAGTGGGAACGGTGTAATGCATTGGTGTTGTCGTGGATTATGAACACGGTTTCGAAAGAGATATTTGGAGGCATTGTGTATTCTACTGATGCATCGGCAGTTTGGAAGGATTTTAAGGAACAATTTGATAAAATCAATGGTTCTCGCATTTTTGCCATCCACAGAGAGATCGGAGGATTGCGTCAAGGTAATCTTTCCATTTCTACGTATTATTGTAAACTCAAACAACTCTGGGATGAATATGCATCGTTCATTACCCTTCCCTCATGTACGTGCGATACTGCTCGCAAATATGTTGATCATGATCATCAACAAAAGCTGCTCCAGTTCTTGCTTGGGTTAAATGATAGTTATGTGCATATTAGAAGCCAGATTTTGATGATGGATCCTCTTCCAACTGTTGGACAAGTGTTTTCCATTGTATCTCAAGAAGAATCGACTCGATCGCTCTTGGTCATTGAACCTCCTACATCAGTCTTTTATTCGTCACAGAATAAGGCGGATGAACGTAAATCAGATGTGATTACTTGTGAGTATTGTCACTTGATCGGTCATTCTAAAACCAACTGCTACAAACTTGTTGGTTATCCAGTGGGTCATCGTCTGTATCGACCCCCACAATTTCGAGGACCTCCTAGAAAGCCACCTAAAGATTACACTAAACAACGGAGAGGCCATGATGTACACATGGCTGCTGAAACACGTGTGGAGCAAGCACATTCAGAGATAACCAACAGTGAAGCCACTCCAATTTTCACCCCTGCTCAATATGCAGAGATACTGAAGCTATTGGGCAGTTCTCCGGGACAATCTCCCACTGAGTTGGCTGCAAATATGGCAGGTAATCTCGATACACTTTGTGGCACTAATTGGATAGTTGACACAGGGGCAACTGAGCACATGACTGGAAACTCCGTGTTGTTGCAAGGAACTAAATCATTGCCTCACTCTACTAGTTCAGTTAGGCTGCCAAATGGTAACCACATTCATGCCACCAAATGTGGCTCCATAGCCTTATCCACATCAATTACCCTCCCTCATGTTTTATACATTCCTCAATTCCAATTCAATTTGTTGTCCATATCTCAATTAACCAAGACTCATAATTGTTCAGTCATTTTTTACCCACATCTTTGCCTTTTTCAGGACCTCAAGAGTGGGAGAATCATGGGGATTGGTAGAGAGAAACATGGCCTTTATCATCTTACCACTGCACCAGTTGGTTCGAGGTCTTCACCTTCTTTGTCAACACACTGTAATAAATTTTCTATTCCACAAACTGTTGTTTCTTGTATGACCATTAGCAATGAACTCTGGCATAAACGACTTGGTCATATGTCCCTTACTAGAATGAATATGTTACCTTTTATGTTGCCAAATTCAGTTTTAAAGACTTGTCCCATATGTCCTCAAGCTAAACAAACCAGATTGAAATTTCCACAAAAGAGTTTTTCTACGTCTTCAAATCTTTTTCAGTTATTACATATGGATATTTGGGGTCCATTTAGAGTACCCACCTACAATGGTGAACGTTATTTTGTCACTATTGTTGATGACTTTTCTCGAGGCACTTGGGTCTATCTCATGCATTCAAAGCTGGATATACTCCGCATCCTCAAACAATTTTTTGCTATGGTACAGAATCAATTCtccaaaaatattaaaattgttCACACCGATAATGCCTCTGATTTTTTCAAGTCTGAGTGTAGTTCTTTTTTCTCTTCTCTTGGAGTCATACACCAAAGCTCCTGTCCATATACCCCACAACAAAATGGTGTGGTTGAACGAAAACATCGCCATATTCTTGACATAGCAAGATCTTTGCGTTTTCAAGCATCACTTCCACTAAAATATTGGGGTGATTGTGTTTTAACTGCGGTTTATCTTATTAACCGCACTCCTAGTCCTCTTATTAGGAACCAAACACCTTTTGACATACTGTTTTGTAAATCTCCTTCGTACTCTCATCTTAGAGTCTTCGGCTGTCTTTGTTATGCAACAACATTAACCCGTGACCATAAATTTTCTCCAAGGGCAAATGAATGTGTCTTCTTGGGTTATTCTAGTGTTCAAAAGGGCTATAGGCTCATGGATCTTAAGTCAAAAAAGTTCCTGATATCGAGGGATGTGGTGTTTCATGAGGATCATTTTCCTTTTGCTCATACAGTAGAGTCTCCTCCCTTCTGTTCATATCCATTGCCTTGCATGGATCCTTCAGACCTTCAAAACTCAGATTCCATTCTTGAATCATCTACTGATCATCCCATAACTCTGCCACCAGCTGGTGAATCTGTGGCACAGCTACGCAAATCAACCCGCACCACTCGGCCTCCCATTTGGACTGCTGATTATGCTTGTCCCTCTCTATCCAGAGATAGTTCTGTTTCATGTGCTTATCCTATATCACGTCACTTACGTTATTCAAACTTTTCTCCATCATATCAACACTTTGTAGCAGCAATTTCCTCCATGACAGAGCCCCGATTTTACCATGAGGCAGTCATTGATCCTAGATGGAGGGAAGCAATGAACTTAGAACTTGCAGCATTGGAATCTAACAACACTTGGACAGTGGTGGATTTACCGGAAAACACTAAACCTATTGGGTGTCGTTGGGTTTATAAGATAAAATATTTGCCGGATGGAAAAGTTGATCGTTTTAAAGCAAGATTAGTGGCGAAAGGTTATACTCAACTTCCGGGGATAGATTTTCATGATACATTCTCTCCTACGGCCAAAATTGTCACCATTCGGTGTTTGTTAGCCTTGGCAGCAATTAATCGATGGAGTCTTCATCAAATGGATGTTGCCAATGCATTTCTCCAAGGGGATTTGGATGAAGAGATTTTCATGTGTGTGCCCCCCGGTTATCAAGTTCGTGGGACTAACAAAGTTTGTAAGTTACGTAAGTCCTTGTATGGCCTTAAGCAAGCGTCTCGCCAATGGAATCACAAATTTGCGAGTGTCATGGTTGAGGCTGGATTTCGACAATCACAATATGATCATTCTCTGTTTTTACAGCATGATTCTAATTGTATTACCCTTTTAATTgtttatgtggatgatataGTCATCACAGGTAGTAGTGAAGTTGCCATTGCTTGTCTCAAGCAATTTTTGCATTCCAAGTTACAACTTCGGGATCTGGGAACTTTGAGGTACTTCTTGGGACTTGAAGTTGCTCGATCCAAAGAGGGCATTTATCTTAATCAAAGAAAGTATGCTTTAGAACTCATTTCAGAAGCTGGTCTTTCGGGGGCAAAGCCATTTGACACACCGTTTGAACAACATAAGCAGTTAACCAGCTTGGATCTGGATGTGATCATGAAGCAGGACACTTCAAAAGATTCTGTTCTTTCCAATCCTGAATCTTATACTCATTTAGTTGGGAAGCTGATTTACCTGACAATCACGAGACCTGACTTGTCCTATGTTGTTCAGCACTTAAGTCAGTTTATGAGCTCTCCCAAACAATCTCACATGGATGCAGCCCTTCGAGTGGTGAAGTATATTAAGAAGTCGCCTGGTCTTGGTATTATGCTTCCTGTCAACAGTGACCTCACTCTTACTGCCCACTGTGATTCAGATTGGGCAGCTTGCCCCATGACACGGCGCTCACTTACGGGTTACTGCATCAAATTAGGAAATTCTTTGTTGTCTTGGCGAACAAAAAAGCAAAGCACGGTGTCGAGATCTTCCGCTGAAGCTGAATATAGGGCCATGGCTACAACCACGTGTGAGGTAGTTTGGATCACTGGTTTGCTCTCGGACATGGGCGTGCATTTGCGAAGCCCTGCCATCTTATATTGTGATAATAAAACAGCCTTACATATTGCGGCGAATCCGATGTATCATGAGCGTACCAAACACATCGAAATTGATTGTCATTTAGTGCGTGAAAAGATCAAGGCAGGTTTGATAAAGACGGAGCACATTTCTACATCCCAACAACTAGCGGACATATTCACCAAGGGATTAAGCAAAGAACAACATGGTTTTTTGTTATCCAAGCTTGGTGTTCGTGACCTATACCAAGCTTGAGGGGGGTGTGTTGGTTATATAATAGCATAAGTCGTGTTTTGTAATTCTTTCAATAATACGTTTGTACGGTTAGTAGACTCTGAGCTTGTATATGTAGCTCACTATCTGTAACAGGACTAATTTCTTCTTCATTCTGATATTCTTCAATGAGAAAGGACTACAGTTCCTTCATTTTCAGTTTACTTTAACAGTATTGACTATTGAGATAAAGTTTATAAGAGGTTTGTATTTAGGATAGGTCATATTTATCTTATACAATTTATAAACTCGTCTCAAAACTTAATTTAGGAATTTAATTAGCAGTAGtgctgttttattttaaaataaaaaaattaaaatgttttgaTAAAATAAGATAATATATAGAGTTTAAGGAAATAAAAAACATTAGGCATTGGGCATTATAAGATTATTTTATCACCACAAGTACTGaaaatgatatgatattataaatattagaaACATTACCAATCCCATATGAAATAGAATTAGTAAAttaaaagacaaaaaaaaaagaatatgtTAATACAGTAAATAAAAATGACAATTGTATATTTTTACAATTAATGATAATCATGTCATAACTTTGAACAAACAtgtttttcgatttttttcctcttactatttttttatttgttttctgtcttttttttaatgaatacaaatattttctcatcatATTCAAGATCgagttttttaataattaattttaaaataaaaatatttcaaaaaacaattattttgcaAAATTACTTTAATCTGGCAAAATATTTGTAATTTTGCATCTTACAAAGCACGAGTTAAAGTAattttgtaaaataatttttttttgaattatttttgaaatacttttttttatttttaaattaattataaaaaaaactcgTTCAATACCAGTGATGGTACTTTCTCGAGCATCAATGATCTATGCCTCTTTTTTACTTTGTTATTTTGGTGAAATTTTATCTCTTGGTGACGTGAACTTGATTGATGTATAGTGTTCCTTTTTTATTGTCACATTTGGTTTTTGAGATATTTCCGATTGTTTTTCCAATTGTTTTTCCAATTCTTACTCTGTAATATCTCATTATATATTTCAATGGTTTATCTAGTTTAATAAAGGATTATAATTGACTTTGTTTATTACTCTAGAACATGCATTGTAGTATTGTGTAAaatctaaattttttaataaaaaaaatcttaattaACATATGATTCACAAGTCAATATATTACTTTATTGAAAAATGCCTAGGACTTTACTTTTATTATAAACTATATATGGAAAATGATAATTTTACTTTTATTGATTTTTCATTAGAAGCAACGATTTATTTAGATGCTTTCTTTGGATATGAATGTTGATCTTCTATTGATAAACTATACCTAAAGCAAACATTTATATGGAATAATGATTTAGTGTATATAATAATCAAGTTGAAAATAAGATATTTCTAATATAAACTCTCTCTCTTGAAGAATTCACAAATCATTATTCAATATAGATTAATATTTGATCAGTGAAGCTAAGCAAACAAATTTATTCCATATGTTGGGAAAAATACAAACAAGCATTAGTGCATGTATAGAATAATCAAGATAAAATAAAAGATTACCAATATAAGCACTATGTATTGATGAATTCACagacacacaaacacacacatatatatgcaacaACCATTACaaactttattttatgaatACTAATTTCATTTTTCAAGTATTGTGATTTTACTCATATAACTTTTGTGGTTAAATCTGGTCGATCGTGAAATTGTTGTCCTTCTTCCAAATTGTCTTTTATTTTTCCTTTCAAGATTAAAAGTAattacaataattttttttggtttttattGGGATCGAATTAGAGTTTAGAGGGTGTGTGAATGAACTCTTTTAAAACTTTCTAAACTTTAATTCGTTCTTAACAGTTTTTATATTGTCAAGAAATATTTTTGAACGACTAGACTTAGTGAACCATAAAAATGAGCAAGTGCGGAATGGTTCGGCTAGACTAGTGATGAACTATGTTTGACTGTTTTTAATCAAGAAAtatgtgacgtcccgaaaatttgaggtctACATGAACCACATGTGTGCAATtcattaaattccttatgtatttttatgaaatggttttaatgcatgtttatttcattaatttgtgttttaattcattatttatttatttgcatcattttaaattaaatatgcttatgcgatgcacgttaaaatgttttcttgagtttcatgattcaggcgaatattcgatgcgggatcgtgAGGAAAaaaccggtgacgattttggcaattttaacgtggtattctatttttaaattgaggttggggtattttaactaacttattaaactgttagtattttaaagccaaATTTATCTATCTAGTGATTTAAAAGTTTGAACTTTTAAAGTTAGcattttgtgtgtgttattttaattaagggtgTGTAGTGAATTACTATTTTATTGACTTGTTAAGGGAGTTAGAATTTTAAAtagcttgattaattatttaattaagcaaattgTTCCCCTAATTACTCACTCACACacgtcacacacacacacacacacttacacgtttttacacacactaaaacacacacattcagattttatattttcaaaagagaaaatcctagggttctaagaaccaagagcagccgccccactCTCTGAAAAGTTCCAGCAActttcatgaattttattacaagattttagcgccacgttcgtcccggatcgaccctcacgccatctccgcttcggtatcgtcgttacggtattttaaatatcaaaaggcacgtatattctgttctttctgcatcgatcttgtcatagtatgcgttgtttatttttatgcgtgaaaatctatgtgtgacgttcgtcgtttgagcgaaaaatggtttgaatgcgtttgaaatactttttagatctgaaatcccgTAACTCACTGTTCTGCTGAAAACTGtgatttttctgtcgggattttgagaaaactttcaactagaaaattgtagaacttttcaatgccttcgatttgatataaaattcgagttatttggataaaaattgagggagttatggcgtttttcgtgcgactgctcaaactgcatttttttttcagaaaacttacgatattgatgtgttcttcaagttttatggttgcaggcttcgttggggatcgacgggcgtTCGTTGCTGCATTTAAGCATGATTGTTATGATGTTGGGTTGATATTCAATGGGTTGGTTAGCGCCGTTAGGTCCTTGTATTCGATAGTGGTCATAGGGTTTGATCGTTATGCCAAATTCGTGTCCACGAGTTTATTGTGTTGCTTAGGATGTGTGATTGTTGGGAACAAATGTAGAAGTTTGAGTCAATATTATGGTAGTCCAGGATGGGTCTTGAGGTGTCCACTTGTGTTCCATGTTGTTTGTGGGGTGAAATATGCATAGTGTAAGATTTCTTCTCGCAGGTTTCGGCGtccagtaggtacacggaccctggcacggggttcGTGCCCCTCTCCTTTCCGAGTATTCCCTtcacagtatctacacggacctgaCCCGGACCTATAGACGGAGTCCGTGCCTTTACATCATTCGAAGTGTATTTTTatcgagtctacacggacccggagccggaccagggcacggggtccgtgtcctctcATTTTGTTGGTACTTTCTTTGCGCACACACACGGACCTATGCACGGACCCGGACCCGGGGTCCGTGTTcttcatgttttgggaaaacttAAACGTTTGCTTTGGGATTTCTTGTGATGGTCTAGTACATTGATTTAATTGAGGTCAATTCCCGAGTGCTTTAGAACGTCTCAAGTTATTTATGGAGTTTGGTTGTGAGCAtgtgtacctacgtctaagcaatgcaagttaagtattgtAAATTCATGactagtatgtgcagcaacggccccagtcgaagtccaacgaatccctcaacgccaagtaagtatgatgacgtgcaaagaaatattttaagtttttgaggtatgctaaatgtcttgtgaccaaattatgaatgggtttggaagtcggtgaacgtggctgaggacctctccaccccgttaaattatgaacgggttagatcgtggttggaaagcgttaaattatgaacggggaccaaccagcccgttaaattatgaacggggatctcatgtatgtggtagtggatacgtccctgttagtccagtactgtggtttgtctgatcaggcgtttattatgttatgggtcacttgctttgaaacatcctctactaaaaaaatgatgaagctatgtatgttcaagtatgcagtatgtttatgaaaagtttatgttgatgacacgtCTAGtcatgtacgtacgtatgttcaagtttattatgcaagttccagtttcaagttatgtatgtcttattttaaagttgtatgcgattttattacgtagtacttgtTTTCCCAGtctacgtgttgagtctttagactcactagacttgatcgatgcaggtgactatgttaatgaggagacgggaggtggcgaccaaggggcaggcttggactgagtgggaggctagacccgaggaccgcatacgctattttaagtttttaagaaaatacatttatactctgattttatgattggGTTGTGAGACTTTTCGAGACAGCttctcttttagcaaattttaattgtgatgattgattttaaagatattttatgaatgatgagtgacgaccgtgtggatgtttttatttaagaaaatttttaatttttccgcaaatgttaagtat is a window encoding:
- the LOC140814177 gene encoding probable E3 ubiquitin-protein ligase RHA4A; this translates as MEAPQSAVSPPHQYPQAIQLKLYQAFIFSIPILFSIILFLLFYLFYLKRRASGFSSTSQVLPRTINDVNVTMSYDSDLKSELKNNLCTVLFDDYHKARDPLCCVCLGEFELKEELLQVPSCKHIFHIDCIRHWLQSSSTCPLCRTPVVSDTTRNTALQSHHHHQLHDFSVNLMPENRVPDHQQIAGLSPRQIRLQDSIRSEGSSSASGSAC